ATTGTAGTAAAATTAGGCCGGGTTGCTTTTTTAGCACCGGTAGCCATCATATTCGGCTGGGTATATGCCAGGCAGGGTCAACAGGCTATTGCGCTAACCCGCCTGCCTATACCCTGGTTTATCTTCGGTTTTCTAATCATGGCCGGCTGTAATACTTATCAACTTTTTCCCGGCAATTTGGTTGTGTTTCTGAGTAGCGCCAGCATTTTTCTCCTAACTATGGCCATGGGGATGAATGTAAAGTTATCGGAACTCAAGCGTGCCGGTTACACCCCGGCAGTCATCGGCTTCATTGGGTCGATTCTGCTCAGTATTTTCGGTCGTTTACTCATTTGGCTGTTGCACATTTAGCTTACTTAACGCAAAAGCAAGAAATGTTTCCACTGTATATGTGCGGAATTTATCTTTATGATACACCAGCGAAAATGGGCGGGTTATTTCGCCTTCTGTCAATTGGACCGCTTGGAGTGCGCAATGATTGAATTCCAGACTGACGGCCCGGCGGGACACAACGGAAATGCCCAGCCCGGCTTTTACCGCTTCTTTGATAGCCTGGGT
This window of the Methylomusa anaerophila genome carries:
- a CDS encoding YeiH family protein; its protein translation is MSPYEFGIFSGATLHELAHVIAAAAPDGQTSSDIAIVVKLGRVAFLAPVAIIFGWVYARQGQQAIALTRLPIPWFIFGFLIMAGCNTYQLFPGNLVVFLSSASIFLLTMAMGMNVKLSELKRAGYTPAVIGFIGSILLSIFGRLLIWLLHI